The Rosa rugosa chromosome 1, drRosRugo1.1, whole genome shotgun sequence genomic sequence ttctttcctctttagggcgagaatatggaccagaacgtccagaattatccctactcttagggtttcgctccttgcgtcctcccttggaggcgcgactataattagactccggaattgacttggttcccacgggtctggagttatagttcttcataagtatgttgtcgtgcttttcagctacgttcaaggcaccaattagctcatgaaatcttgtgatgcgtctggcattgacatcaatccgatagtttttggctatcatcaatgcagagacggggaaggtggagagagttttctcgatcaacatcgtatcagtgatgttctgtccacagaattccatcatagacttgatacgaagtgcttctgaattgtagtcaagtacagacttgaaatcacagaagcggaggctagaccatctcacttctaagtctggaagcagggaatcacggacgttgccaaaacggtgctcgagttctacccatagtcttcttgggtcttcctcattgaggtactcattttggagcgcgtcattcatgtgccttgtcatgaggatgatggctttagcttcattcgcctctctcgtagctctatttgcttcaaaagcagcagcttgttgaggagtacgcacgtcctgacttggctcttggatcgtactcaggatcccatcagccttaagatgctggcgcacatcacggacccacttgtggtatccagcgcctgttgtctctagtggagcgaagctcaacttgttcaggttactcatcctgaaaaacaacaagaaaatagggttagtttcggagcgaagaaggctaccacgaaaaactataaaatttctgagcgtagtcgcttccaagaaattagggattttctgagcgtagtcgcttccaagaaattagggattttctaagcgtagtcgctttcaagaaaatccgattccaagaggggttttggattagatcgaaacgacgatgtatgtggtcgatcgttttcttctcaacaaactctaagtttggaggactctacaagctccaagcttggagtgagcacgaacccccacagttcggctattggtctcccctatgaagaagaaaggggggtagaagaagggatgttggaagtccctgagaaaaaagaagaagaaattgaaaaacttcaaaaacgggaacttttagaaaagtttaccttgaaaagatgccggaattcttgaccggaaaagatgttggttgggctgtgtagtgatactgcagggtcgctgcgaggatgtcgcgaggacgCTACGGAGATGTCACGAGGACTGTTGCGGGGCCactgcggggatgcgactgctgcggggatgtcgcgaggacagttgcggggccgctgcggggatgtcgcgaggccgcgaggacagttgcggggaCGCTGtggggatgcgactgctgcggggatgtcgcgaggccgcgaggatagttgcggggatgctgtggagatgccgcgaggccgcagtgagtcgcggtcgcgagggcaggcgagcgcgcgcgaaggtagaaggcaagcagtgcttgcgggcgctacaggggcagcgaggctaacctggtagggttagcgatgagttgcgacgcgggggctgcgggggcagtagtagcgtaggcaaggcaaatctggtggagcttgatcaatttctggggttttggtttctaaagctagggttagggctcgtgctgataacgtgttgtagagaaactgaaattgagaggaatttacTGTGTATgtatcattgataataggggctctttatatagaggattacaatgcatagaatctcaatcatacaaggaaagtaattctacattgattaggattctagatccttctaattaaatcctattaccactaggtcaagtaacctagagtttgggtcaaacacaaatagagatatccttaaacagatttctcattttcattgttttttgttaatAATTGTAGTTAAGGACAATTTTGGGATTTTAAAGAAAACTTTGGTTATAAGGTGAACAAAGTGTTTAGTAGGGTGAAAATAGCCGCATCCTTATTAAAATTTGATTAATCTCgactttttgaaagaaaaatattacatttcaaaaaacaaaaaaaaaattaatgaaagaTAAGAAGTTAATGGACGATAAGATTCCTTCAACTATACGTAATGTCCAGTAGTCAATCCAGCCGACGGGGAATGAAATTGACTCATACAAGACAATAGGAAAATCCCTCAATCAGTCTTCCCTCAATATTTATAGCATTTAAGATCTCAGCTATACTCCTAACTGTCCCCAAATCAATCAATCTCAGCGTCACTGAGGTAGAAAACTAGAAACCCAACCATGAATGCTATTCAATGGTCTATGATCACTGCATTGCTCATCTTCCTGCTTTATCTCCCCTCTTGCATTTCCATTGATTCCATTACTCCAAACCAAACCATCAAAGACGGTGACGTTTTAGTCTCAAGCAAGAAGCTCTTTGCGCTAGGGTTCTTCAGCCCTGGAAATTCTGGCAAACGTTACGTTGGAGTTTGGTTTAACAAAGTTCCAGAGCAAAGTCAGCAAACCATTGTTTGGGTGGCAAATAGGGACAACCCTATCAATGATTCCTCTGGACTTCTAGTGATCGATGCAGCTGGAGGCCTTGTCATATATGGAAAGGACAGAAAACTCCCTCTTTGGTCAGCTAATGTTACTCTCTCTTATCCAAAAAACTCCATGGCCAAGCTGTTGGATACAGGTAACTTTGTTTTGTCTGAGAATGGCCGGAGCCTGTGGGAAGGGTTTGATTATCCCTCAAATACAATGCTTCCCTTTATGAAAATTGGGCTGAACCGGCGATCCGGGCTTAACCGGTTCCTAACGTCTTGGAAGTCCCAAGATGACCCGGGAACTGGGAATTTCTCAGCTAGGATTGATCCAGATGGGTTTCCGCAGATGTTTCTGTACAAAGGTCAAGCTCCCCGGTGGCGGATCGGATCTTGGATCGGGCACAGATGGAGTGGTGTCCCCATAATGGATGGCATTAAGTTCGACTCAATCTTCGACGTTAGTTTTGTGAACAATCAAGACGAGCTATACGTCATGGATAGAATTAAGGACGACTCAATCTTCTCAAGGATGGTGCTTGTTGAATCGGGAATCCTCGAACGGTCCATGTGGCAAGATCAGCAACACCAATGGAGCAAGTATTGGTCTGGCCCGGTAGAGCTATGTGACGACTATGGAGAGTGTGGTCCAAATAGCAACTGTGACCCTTACGTATACAATGATGGTATGTTCGAGTGTGCATGCCTACCAGGGTTTGAACCTAAGTTGAACCATTCATGGTACTTGAAAGATGGCTCGGGTGGGTGTGTGAGGAAAAAAGGAGCATCTGTGTGTAAAAACGGAGAAGGGTTCGTGAAGATGTCACCAGTAAAGGCACCAGACTCATCTACTGCGCATGTAAACTTGACCTTGGGTTCGAAAGAATGTGAAGAGGAATGCTTAAGGAATTGTTCTTGCATGGCATACTCGAGTGCAGGTGACCCGCAAGAAAGGAATGGATGTGTGACATGGTACGGGGACTTGATGGATACAAGGACTTACACGATTGTCACTCAAGAATTATATGTTCGAGTTGATTCAATTGAATTAGGTAATTCTGCCTTCTCCTTTGTTCAAATGTAATATTGGTTTCACACATCATAGTAGAAGGTACATTTTTAGTCTCTTGTTACGCAATTTCTTAAGTACATGGTGTTAATTTTTCGCCATATATGTTTGTAGCTAAACACGCAAAGAAATCGAATGGTTCTCTTAGCAAGAAGGGAAAGCTGGCAATTACTATAACATCTATTTTAGTGTTCTTTCTTGTGATCTCTATCGCATATTGGTCCGTAAAGATGAAGAGAAAAGGTAAGTTACTATGTCAACAGCTTGATTTATTGTCGATCAGTTTTGCTCAATTTGTACCTTACAGCACGCGATACAAATGCAAGAATTTCAAGCTGCTTTAAGAATAACCAGTAGTTAACTTGAAAttcttgttttctttaattgttGACAGGTAAGGAAAGACAAAATCCAATTCCATTTGGTGTCATCACACCTTCAATCTACTTGGAAGATTCTCCTAGTAGAACAGATCCTGATGGTAGCAGATTAAAGTCGGATATACCTTTCTTTCATCTAAGCACCATATCTGCAGCCACAAAAAATTTCTCTGATTCGAACAGGCTTGGAGAAGGCGGATTTGGCCCCGTTTATAAGGTAGTTGTCCTCAATTAGTGTCTCAATCAACTCCAACTCAGATTGTTGTTCACTCTTTTCTGAATGCACTATGTAAATGCATTATCCAGGGCTGAATATGAATTATGATACTAGTAGTTTCTGGTACAATACGTAAGGTTTTGAATTTTCATTTCAGGGAGTGCTTTCTAGTGGAACAGAAATAGCCGTGAAAAGACTGAGCAAAAATTCTGGCCAGGGAAATGAAGAGTTCAAGAATGAAGTTGTGCTTATTGCAAAACTTCAACACAGGAACCTTGTGAGAATCCTAGGCTATTGCGTTCAAGATGAAGAGAAGATGCTAATCTATGAATACCTGCCTAACAAAAGCCTGGACTCGTTCATATTCAGTATGTCTTCCTCTTGCTGTAGTACCATAAATTAAGTTAAAGCAAGCAAGAAAGTTATATAATCTAAAAACATATTCCAGATGAAATGAAAAGGACATCTCTGGATTGGACAACACGCTTGGAGATTATCTTTGGCATTGCTAGAGGGATCTTGTATCTTCATCAAGATTCGAGATTAAGAATCATCCACAGAGACCTAAAGGCCAGCAATATTCTACTGGATTATGATATGAACccaaaaattgcagattttggtGTGGCTAGAATATTCGGAGCAAACCAAATTGCAGCAAATACAAATCGCGTGGTTGGAACATAGTAAGTTGCCTCTAATTTGATCGATATCATACTTAATTTTCAGTCCTTATTAGTCATGTGTTATTTCATTTCCTCCAGGTTATGACCACAAGCTAAATGAATGTAATCAATTTGAAAACACAACCTCACCAAGTGCATAATCCAAAGACAACAAATTTGGTTaactatatatattatataatgaAAGAAGTTTGCTTAATAATCACTTTTCTTTATGTTGTCATAGTGGTTACATGTCACCGGAGTATGCAATGGAAGGACTATTTTCAGTGAAGTCTGATGTATACAGTTTCGGTGTTTTGCTTCTAGAAATCGTTACTGGCAGAAAGAACACCGGTTACTACTCTGATAATCCTGACTCAAATTTGGTTGGACTTGTAAGCGTACAAGCTAGTCTAGCTATTTTCACAATCATAAATCACAGCTTCATGAGCCAACTCAATTAGTTTTGATAATTAACTTGATCCTCTGTTGTAAATTGTTTTCAGGTTTGGGACTTGTGGAAAGAAGGCCGAGCCTTGGAAATCGTCGATACCTCTTTGGGTGAATCCTACCCCATAAGTGAAGTTCTACGGTGCATTCAAATCGCACTCCTGTGTGTGCAAGAGTACGCAAATGACCGGCCAACCATGTCAAAAGTTGTGTCTGTGTTAGGCAACGATGCAGCTCTTCCTTCACCAAAAATACCTGGATTTCTGTTGAAGAGAAGTAACTATACCAGTGGAGATCCCAGTACTAGTACTGGAGATGCTGATTCCATAAATTATGTTACATGCACTATAGTTGAAGCTCGATAAAGACTGAGGCCCCCTCTAAAACCTAGCTTGTGCGTTAAGCAAAGGTTTagtattaattttttattactaTAGAAATGATTACCTTATAAACGCCTATTATTATtaattgtgtaaaaaaaaactatatagaAAAACATCTA encodes the following:
- the LOC133724519 gene encoding G-type lectin S-receptor-like serine/threonine-protein kinase RKS1 isoform X1; this translates as MNAIQWSMITALLIFLLYLPSCISIDSITPNQTIKDGDVLVSSKKLFALGFFSPGNSGKRYVGVWFNKVPEQSQQTIVWVANRDNPINDSSGLLVIDAAGGLVIYGKDRKLPLWSANVTLSYPKNSMAKLLDTGNFVLSENGRSLWEGFDYPSNTMLPFMKIGLNRRSGLNRFLTSWKSQDDPGTGNFSARIDPDGFPQMFLYKGQAPRWRIGSWIGHRWSGVPIMDGIKFDSIFDVSFVNNQDELYVMDRIKDDSIFSRMVLVESGILERSMWQDQQHQWSKYWSGPVELCDDYGECGPNSNCDPYVYNDGMFECACLPGFEPKLNHSWYLKDGSGGCVRKKGASVCKNGEGFVKMSPVKAPDSSTAHVNLTLGSKECEEECLRNCSCMAYSSAGDPQERNGCVTWYGDLMDTRTYTIVTQELYVRVDSIELAKHAKKSNGSLSKKGKLAITITSILVFFLVISIAYWSVKMKRKGKERQNPIPFGVITPSIYLEDSPSRTDPDGSRLKSDIPFFHLSTISAATKNFSDSNRLGEGGFGPVYKGVLSSGTEIAVKRLSKNSGQGNEEFKNEVVLIAKLQHRNLVRILGYCVQDEEKMLIYEYLPNKSLDSFIFNEMKRTSLDWTTRLEIIFGIARGILYLHQDSRLRIIHRDLKASNILLDYDMNPKIADFGVARIFGANQIAANTNRVVGTYGYMSPEYAMEGLFSVKSDVYSFGVLLLEIVTGRKNTGYYSDNPDSNLVGLVWDLWKEGRALEIVDTSLGESYPISEVLRCIQIALLCVQEYANDRPTMSKVVSVLGNDAALPSPKIPGFLLKRSNYTSGDPSTSTGDADSINYVTCTIVEAR
- the LOC133724519 gene encoding G-type lectin S-receptor-like serine/threonine-protein kinase RKS1 isoform X2, encoding MNAIQWSMITALLIFLLYLPSCISIDSITPNQTIKDGDVLVSSKKLFALGFFSPGNSGKRYVGVWFNKVPEQSQQTIVWVANRDNPINDSSGLLVIDAAGGLVIYGKDRKLPLWSANVTLSYPKNSMAKLLDTGNFVLSENGRSLWEGFDYPSNTMLPFMKIGLNRRSGLNRFLTSWKSQDDPGTGNFSARIDPDGFPQMFLYKGQAPRWRIGSWIGHRWSGVPIMDGIKFDSIFDVSFVNNQDELYVMDRIKDDSIFSRMVLVESGILERSMWQDQQHQWSKYWSGPVELCDDYGECGPNSNCDPYVYNDGMFECACLPGFEPKLNHSWYLKDGSGGCVRKKGASVCKNGEGFVKMSPVKAPDSSTAHVNLTLGSKECEEECLRNCSCMAYSSAGDPQERNGCVTWYGDLMDTRTYTIVTQELYVRVDSIELAKHAKKSNGSLSKKGKLAITITSILVFFLVISIAYWSVKMKRKGKERQNPIPFGVITPSIYLEDSPSRTDPDGSRLKSDIPFFHLSTISAATKNFSDSNRLGEGGFGPVYKGVLSSGTEIAVKRLSKNSGQGNEEFKNEVVLIAKLQHRNLVRILGYCVQDEEKMLIYEYLPNKSLDSFIFNEMKRTSLDWTTRLEIIFGIARGILYLHQDSRLRIIHRDLKASNILLDYDMNPKIADFGVARIFGANQIAANTNRVVGT